From a region of the Falco cherrug isolate bFalChe1 chromosome 9, bFalChe1.pri, whole genome shotgun sequence genome:
- the ZBTB34 gene encoding zinc finger and BTB domain-containing protein 34 isoform X3 has translation MDSSSFIQFDVPEYSNTVLSQLNELRLQGKLCDIIVHIQGQPFRAHKAVLAASSPYFRDHSALSTMSGLSISVIKNPNVFEQLLSFCYTGRMSLQLKDVVSFLTAASFLQMQCVIDKCTQILESIHSKISVGDVDSVTVGAEENSENRNGVKDSSYFANPIEISPPYCSQVRQSTAGSDLRMETTPGKTLRSRLQEEGHSDRGSSGSISEYEIQIEGDHEQGDLIVRESQIAEVKVKMEKSDRPSCSDSSSLGDDGYHTEMVDGEQVVAVNVGSYGSVLQHVYSFTHASSQATGVSETFGSLSNTSPSRSMLSCFRGGRARQKRVSTGHLHSDVQGLVQGADSESMVSNPGYENSPRERNTRGHWYPYNERLICIYCGKSFNQKGSLDRHMRLHMGITPFVCKFCGKKYTRKDQLEYHIRGHTDDKPFRCEICGKCFPFQGTLNQHLRKNHPGVTEVRNRVESPDRTEAFVEQKVDNDASASEAMDSSMEIHAMSNTSD, from the coding sequence ATGGACAGCAGCAGTTTCATTCAGTTTGATGTGCCCGAGTACAGCAACACTGTTCTGAGCCAGTTAAATGAACTCCGCTTGCAAGGAAAGCTATGTGACATAATTGTGCATATTCAGGGTCAGCCATTTCGAGCCCATAAAGCTGTCTTAGCTGCCAGTTCTCCGTATTTCCGTGACCATTCAGCATTAAGCACCATGAGTGGCTTATCAATATCAGTTATTAAAAATCCCAATGTTTTTGAacagttgctttctttttgttacaCTGGAAGGATGTCCTTACAGCTGAAGGATGTTGTTAGTTTTCTAACTGCAGCTAGCTTTCTACAGATGCAGTGCGTCATTGATAAATGCACACAGATATTGGAGAGTATTCATTCAAAGATCAGTGTTGGTGATGTTGACTCTGTCACTGTTGGTgctgaagaaaattcagaaaatcgCAATGGAGTTAAAGACAGCAGCTACTTTGCCAATCCTATTGAGATATCTCCCCCCTATTGCTCTCAGGTGCGACAGTCAACAGCAGGCAGCGATCTTAGGATGGAAACTACTCCAGGCAAAACTCTACGTAGTCGTCTGCAAGAAGAAGGGCATTCAGATCGAGGAAGCAGTGGGAGTATCTCTGAATATGAGATTCAGATTGAAGGTGATCATGAGCAAGGAGACTTGATAGTAAGGGAAAGTCAGATTGCAGAGGTGAAAGTTAAAATGGAGAAGTCTGACAGGCCAAGCTGCTCTGATAGCTCTTCCCTTGGTGATGATGGATATCATACTGAAATGGTGGATGGAGAGCAAGTGGTGGCAGTAAATGTTGGTTCCTATGGGTCTGTCTTACAACATGTTTATTCGTTTACCCATGCCTCATCACAGGCTACAGGTGTGTCTGAAACCTTCGGAAGCCTGAGCAATACGAGTCCTTCGAGGTCAATGCTGAGCTGTTTCAGAGGGGGTCGCGCACGCCAAAAACGGGTATCCACTGGTCACTTGCATAGTGATGTTCAGGGCTTGGTGCAAGGGGCTGACAGCGAATCCATGGTGAGTAACCCAGGATATGAAAACAGTCCACgggaaagaaatacaagagGTCATTGGTACCCATACAATGAGAGGCTAATTTGTATTTACTGTGGGAAGTCCTTCAACCAGAAAGGGAGCCTTGATCGACACATGCGATTGCACATGGGAATAACTCCTTTTGTGTGCAAGTTTTGTGGGAAGAAGTATACCCGCAAGGACCAACTTGAGTATCATATTCGTGGTCACACAGATGACAAGCCCTTTCGCTGTGAGAtctgtggaaaatgttttcctttccagggTACACTAAACCAGCATTTGCGAAAAAACCACCCTGGGGTAACAGAAGTAAGAAACAGGGTAGAGTCTCCAGACAGAACAGAAGCATTTGTGGAACAGAAAGTAGATAATGATGCTTCAGCTTCTGAAGCTATGGATTCTAGTATGGAAATTCATGCAATGTCTAACACATCTGATTAA
- the ZBTB34 gene encoding zinc finger and BTB domain-containing protein 34 isoform X1: MENSVFTLSCKSSHFSFRLLFTSVEMDSSSFIQFDVPEYSNTVLSQLNELRLQGKLCDIIVHIQGQPFRAHKAVLAASSPYFRDHSALSTMSGLSISVIKNPNVFEQLLSFCYTGRMSLQLKDVVSFLTAASFLQMQCVIDKCTQILESIHSKISVGDVDSVTVGAEENSENRNGVKDSSYFANPIEISPPYCSQVRQSTAGSDLRMETTPGKTLRSRLQEEGHSDRGSSGSISEYEIQIEGDHEQGDLIVRESQIAEVKVKMEKSDRPSCSDSSSLGDDGYHTEMVDGEQVVAVNVGSYGSVLQHVYSFTHASSQATGVSETFGSLSNTSPSRSMLSCFRGGRARQKRVSTGHLHSDVQGLVQGADSESMVSNPGYENSPRERNTRGHWYPYNERLICIYCGKSFNQKGSLDRHMRLHMGITPFVCKFCGKKYTRKDQLEYHIRGHTDDKPFRCEICGKCFPFQGTLNQHLRKNHPGVTEVRNRVESPDRTEAFVEQKVDNDASASEAMDSSMEIHAMSNTSD; encoded by the coding sequence atggaaaactcTGTATTCACTCTCAGTTGTAaatcttctcatttttctttcagattacTCTTTACATCAGTAGAAATGGACAGCAGCAGTTTCATTCAGTTTGATGTGCCCGAGTACAGCAACACTGTTCTGAGCCAGTTAAATGAACTCCGCTTGCAAGGAAAGCTATGTGACATAATTGTGCATATTCAGGGTCAGCCATTTCGAGCCCATAAAGCTGTCTTAGCTGCCAGTTCTCCGTATTTCCGTGACCATTCAGCATTAAGCACCATGAGTGGCTTATCAATATCAGTTATTAAAAATCCCAATGTTTTTGAacagttgctttctttttgttacaCTGGAAGGATGTCCTTACAGCTGAAGGATGTTGTTAGTTTTCTAACTGCAGCTAGCTTTCTACAGATGCAGTGCGTCATTGATAAATGCACACAGATATTGGAGAGTATTCATTCAAAGATCAGTGTTGGTGATGTTGACTCTGTCACTGTTGGTgctgaagaaaattcagaaaatcgCAATGGAGTTAAAGACAGCAGCTACTTTGCCAATCCTATTGAGATATCTCCCCCCTATTGCTCTCAGGTGCGACAGTCAACAGCAGGCAGCGATCTTAGGATGGAAACTACTCCAGGCAAAACTCTACGTAGTCGTCTGCAAGAAGAAGGGCATTCAGATCGAGGAAGCAGTGGGAGTATCTCTGAATATGAGATTCAGATTGAAGGTGATCATGAGCAAGGAGACTTGATAGTAAGGGAAAGTCAGATTGCAGAGGTGAAAGTTAAAATGGAGAAGTCTGACAGGCCAAGCTGCTCTGATAGCTCTTCCCTTGGTGATGATGGATATCATACTGAAATGGTGGATGGAGAGCAAGTGGTGGCAGTAAATGTTGGTTCCTATGGGTCTGTCTTACAACATGTTTATTCGTTTACCCATGCCTCATCACAGGCTACAGGTGTGTCTGAAACCTTCGGAAGCCTGAGCAATACGAGTCCTTCGAGGTCAATGCTGAGCTGTTTCAGAGGGGGTCGCGCACGCCAAAAACGGGTATCCACTGGTCACTTGCATAGTGATGTTCAGGGCTTGGTGCAAGGGGCTGACAGCGAATCCATGGTGAGTAACCCAGGATATGAAAACAGTCCACgggaaagaaatacaagagGTCATTGGTACCCATACAATGAGAGGCTAATTTGTATTTACTGTGGGAAGTCCTTCAACCAGAAAGGGAGCCTTGATCGACACATGCGATTGCACATGGGAATAACTCCTTTTGTGTGCAAGTTTTGTGGGAAGAAGTATACCCGCAAGGACCAACTTGAGTATCATATTCGTGGTCACACAGATGACAAGCCCTTTCGCTGTGAGAtctgtggaaaatgttttcctttccagggTACACTAAACCAGCATTTGCGAAAAAACCACCCTGGGGTAACAGAAGTAAGAAACAGGGTAGAGTCTCCAGACAGAACAGAAGCATTTGTGGAACAGAAAGTAGATAATGATGCTTCAGCTTCTGAAGCTATGGATTCTAGTATGGAAATTCATGCAATGTCTAACACATCTGATTAA
- the ZBTB34 gene encoding zinc finger and BTB domain-containing protein 34 isoform X2, with product MDDVEISLFNWKSRLLFTSVEMDSSSFIQFDVPEYSNTVLSQLNELRLQGKLCDIIVHIQGQPFRAHKAVLAASSPYFRDHSALSTMSGLSISVIKNPNVFEQLLSFCYTGRMSLQLKDVVSFLTAASFLQMQCVIDKCTQILESIHSKISVGDVDSVTVGAEENSENRNGVKDSSYFANPIEISPPYCSQVRQSTAGSDLRMETTPGKTLRSRLQEEGHSDRGSSGSISEYEIQIEGDHEQGDLIVRESQIAEVKVKMEKSDRPSCSDSSSLGDDGYHTEMVDGEQVVAVNVGSYGSVLQHVYSFTHASSQATGVSETFGSLSNTSPSRSMLSCFRGGRARQKRVSTGHLHSDVQGLVQGADSESMVSNPGYENSPRERNTRGHWYPYNERLICIYCGKSFNQKGSLDRHMRLHMGITPFVCKFCGKKYTRKDQLEYHIRGHTDDKPFRCEICGKCFPFQGTLNQHLRKNHPGVTEVRNRVESPDRTEAFVEQKVDNDASASEAMDSSMEIHAMSNTSD from the coding sequence attacTCTTTACATCAGTAGAAATGGACAGCAGCAGTTTCATTCAGTTTGATGTGCCCGAGTACAGCAACACTGTTCTGAGCCAGTTAAATGAACTCCGCTTGCAAGGAAAGCTATGTGACATAATTGTGCATATTCAGGGTCAGCCATTTCGAGCCCATAAAGCTGTCTTAGCTGCCAGTTCTCCGTATTTCCGTGACCATTCAGCATTAAGCACCATGAGTGGCTTATCAATATCAGTTATTAAAAATCCCAATGTTTTTGAacagttgctttctttttgttacaCTGGAAGGATGTCCTTACAGCTGAAGGATGTTGTTAGTTTTCTAACTGCAGCTAGCTTTCTACAGATGCAGTGCGTCATTGATAAATGCACACAGATATTGGAGAGTATTCATTCAAAGATCAGTGTTGGTGATGTTGACTCTGTCACTGTTGGTgctgaagaaaattcagaaaatcgCAATGGAGTTAAAGACAGCAGCTACTTTGCCAATCCTATTGAGATATCTCCCCCCTATTGCTCTCAGGTGCGACAGTCAACAGCAGGCAGCGATCTTAGGATGGAAACTACTCCAGGCAAAACTCTACGTAGTCGTCTGCAAGAAGAAGGGCATTCAGATCGAGGAAGCAGTGGGAGTATCTCTGAATATGAGATTCAGATTGAAGGTGATCATGAGCAAGGAGACTTGATAGTAAGGGAAAGTCAGATTGCAGAGGTGAAAGTTAAAATGGAGAAGTCTGACAGGCCAAGCTGCTCTGATAGCTCTTCCCTTGGTGATGATGGATATCATACTGAAATGGTGGATGGAGAGCAAGTGGTGGCAGTAAATGTTGGTTCCTATGGGTCTGTCTTACAACATGTTTATTCGTTTACCCATGCCTCATCACAGGCTACAGGTGTGTCTGAAACCTTCGGAAGCCTGAGCAATACGAGTCCTTCGAGGTCAATGCTGAGCTGTTTCAGAGGGGGTCGCGCACGCCAAAAACGGGTATCCACTGGTCACTTGCATAGTGATGTTCAGGGCTTGGTGCAAGGGGCTGACAGCGAATCCATGGTGAGTAACCCAGGATATGAAAACAGTCCACgggaaagaaatacaagagGTCATTGGTACCCATACAATGAGAGGCTAATTTGTATTTACTGTGGGAAGTCCTTCAACCAGAAAGGGAGCCTTGATCGACACATGCGATTGCACATGGGAATAACTCCTTTTGTGTGCAAGTTTTGTGGGAAGAAGTATACCCGCAAGGACCAACTTGAGTATCATATTCGTGGTCACACAGATGACAAGCCCTTTCGCTGTGAGAtctgtggaaaatgttttcctttccagggTACACTAAACCAGCATTTGCGAAAAAACCACCCTGGGGTAACAGAAGTAAGAAACAGGGTAGAGTCTCCAGACAGAACAGAAGCATTTGTGGAACAGAAAGTAGATAATGATGCTTCAGCTTCTGAAGCTATGGATTCTAGTATGGAAATTCATGCAATGTCTAACACATCTGATTAA